One genomic segment of Agromyces intestinalis includes these proteins:
- a CDS encoding CIA30 family protein has product MIRPPTSRRAWAGAVAAFAALALAAGAAAPASATPRATGAGSAASVATSLASSDLTDLFSSRKPTPDQFVKRDGTGLTLGGKPFRFGGADIYWLGIDENVGGVAYPTWFRIKNALDTAKEMGVRVVRSGLASSTSQDGKNPLAIMPRLGEYNDEAFATIDYAIAYAGSIGLKFIVPMTDQWEYYGGGHRDFTTPLGLPSEAFYSDPTVMAAFKEYQTHILQHRNRYTGLKLKDDPTILAWELGNELEGMTLPWINDQVDHLKQLAPNTLVAAGRRFDIDPDTLAAPKLDIIDVHYYPPTADAIAAHAAIVTLAGKVYIAGEYGSPSASDALLQPVAADPNVTGAMFWSLFGHNDTGGFVPHDDGFTLHYPGDDPKMQSAVSAIATFNAAMGATTGSVKLAAPLIVAIEKNDGINHIAWRGTAGAGTYRVQRSTGGAWSDVTEAPVPASASPVTDLASPVDAKYRVVPIKPDGTNGPASPAVQSTGANSVDVDPLQSWLGTAAHDNVTSQPGPLDAFAIGDGSGTASITWHREGLTRAQFDVPVPLGFTVRSSADGTTWKTAKTKIDLASEGLALVASSLVGDWVRLEWNAKLPLVVQGATLAHATEPLPAEAPAAFAATAPADGTTGLLGIPTFEWQEASGAAYYRLVVSASPDLSSPIVDANALRATSFRPNVETEPGTTYYWTVTAVNGAGSTVSTPTPATFAIAPLPTEPFVIDDVEGYADDDALAATYVPNPGGGPVVRTLAPSSDGGGSAASLAYTFGPEGYAGVIRTLATPQSWWGYDGLRFRIKPAVGAGHSLTLQFLANGSYWETNYTVTGTDWQTVEIPFSQFAPPPWAGQGVLDLSSVSTIAFYFGGSGTGSVLIDDVEAYPAG; this is encoded by the coding sequence ATGATCCGACCACCCACCTCACGCCGCGCGTGGGCCGGAGCCGTCGCCGCGTTCGCCGCACTCGCCCTCGCGGCGGGCGCGGCGGCGCCGGCGTCGGCGACACCGCGCGCGACCGGCGCCGGCAGCGCGGCATCCGTCGCGACCTCGCTCGCGTCATCCGACCTCACCGACCTGTTCTCGTCGAGGAAGCCGACACCCGACCAGTTCGTGAAGCGCGACGGAACCGGCCTCACCCTCGGCGGCAAGCCGTTCCGGTTCGGCGGTGCTGACATCTACTGGCTCGGTATCGACGAGAACGTCGGCGGCGTCGCCTACCCGACCTGGTTCCGGATCAAGAACGCGCTCGACACCGCGAAGGAGATGGGTGTGCGCGTCGTGCGATCGGGCCTCGCATCGTCGACCAGTCAGGACGGGAAGAACCCGCTCGCGATCATGCCCCGCCTCGGCGAGTACAACGACGAGGCGTTCGCCACGATCGACTACGCCATCGCGTACGCCGGCAGCATCGGCCTGAAGTTCATCGTGCCGATGACCGACCAGTGGGAGTACTACGGCGGCGGGCACCGCGACTTCACGACGCCGCTGGGGCTGCCGTCGGAGGCGTTCTACTCCGATCCGACCGTGATGGCGGCGTTCAAGGAGTACCAGACGCACATCCTGCAGCACCGCAACCGCTACACCGGTCTGAAGCTGAAGGACGACCCCACGATCCTCGCGTGGGAGCTCGGCAATGAGCTCGAGGGCATGACCCTGCCGTGGATCAACGACCAGGTCGACCACCTCAAGCAGCTCGCGCCGAACACCCTCGTCGCCGCCGGACGCCGGTTCGACATCGACCCCGACACGCTCGCGGCGCCGAAGCTCGACATCATCGACGTGCACTACTACCCGCCGACGGCCGACGCCATCGCCGCCCACGCGGCGATCGTCACGCTGGCGGGCAAGGTCTACATCGCCGGCGAGTACGGCTCGCCTTCGGCCTCGGATGCGCTGCTGCAGCCCGTCGCGGCCGACCCGAACGTCACCGGAGCAATGTTCTGGTCGCTGTTCGGCCACAACGACACCGGCGGGTTCGTGCCGCACGACGACGGGTTCACGCTGCACTACCCCGGCGACGACCCCAAGATGCAGAGCGCGGTCTCGGCGATCGCGACCTTCAACGCCGCGATGGGTGCGACGACCGGGTCGGTGAAGCTCGCCGCGCCGCTCATCGTCGCGATCGAGAAGAACGACGGGATCAACCACATCGCCTGGCGCGGCACGGCCGGGGCGGGCACCTACCGGGTGCAGCGCTCCACGGGTGGCGCCTGGTCCGATGTCACGGAAGCGCCGGTGCCCGCGTCGGCGAGCCCGGTCACCGACCTCGCCTCCCCCGTCGACGCGAAGTACCGCGTCGTGCCGATCAAACCCGACGGCACCAACGGACCCGCGTCACCCGCGGTGCAGTCGACCGGGGCGAACAGCGTCGACGTCGACCCGCTGCAGAGCTGGCTCGGCACCGCCGCGCACGACAACGTGACCAGTCAGCCGGGCCCGCTCGACGCCTTCGCGATCGGCGACGGATCGGGCACCGCCTCGATCACCTGGCACCGTGAGGGGCTCACCCGCGCGCAGTTCGACGTCCCCGTACCGCTCGGGTTCACCGTACGATCGTCGGCCGACGGCACGACCTGGAAGACCGCGAAGACGAAGATCGACCTCGCCTCCGAGGGGCTGGCGCTCGTGGCATCCTCGCTCGTGGGCGACTGGGTGCGCCTCGAATGGAACGCGAAGCTGCCGCTCGTGGTGCAGGGCGCGACCCTGGCCCACGCGACCGAACCGCTGCCCGCCGAAGCTCCCGCCGCGTTCGCGGCGACCGCACCGGCCGACGGCACGACGGGCCTCCTCGGCATCCCCACGTTCGAATGGCAGGAGGCGTCCGGCGCCGCGTACTACCGGCTCGTGGTGTCGGCCTCGCCCGATCTCTCGTCGCCGATCGTCGACGCGAACGCGCTGCGGGCGACCTCGTTCCGGCCGAACGTCGAGACCGAACCGGGTACGACGTACTACTGGACGGTGACCGCCGTGAACGGCGCCGGCAGCACGGTCTCCACGCCGACACCGGCGACCTTCGCGATCGCACCGCTGCCGACCGAGCCGTTCGTGATCGACGACGTCGAGGGCTACGCCGACGACGACGCCCTCGCAGCGACGTACGTGCCGAACCCCGGCGGAGGGCCGGTCGTGCGCACCCTGGCTCCGTCGTCGGACGGTGGCGGGTCTGCGGCATCCCTGGCGTACACGTTCGGGCCCGAGGGGTATGCGGGCGTGATCCGCACGTTGGCGACCCCGCAGAGTTGGTGGGGCTACGACGGGCTGCGGTTCCGCATCAAGCCCGCGGTCGGTGCCGGGCACTCGCTCACGCTGCAGTTCCTCGCGAACGGCTCCTACTGGGAGACGAACTACACCGTGACCGGAACGGACTGGCAGACCGTCGAGATCCCGTTCTCGCAGTTCGCGCCCCCGCCGTGGGCCGGACAGGGCGTGCTCGACCTGAGCTCGGTCTCGACGATCGCGTTCTACTTCGGCGGTTCGGGCACGGGCTCGGTGCTCATCGACGACGTGGAGGCGTACCCGGCCGGATGA
- a CDS encoding alpha/beta hydrolase, with the protein MARLQVSLHSEVLGMATSVVVLIPETRLPETRRMPRPTVRNGAGEARGIRRPALSPVRPPTVLYLLHGLGDDETAWTRWTSIERYVDGRDLAVVMPTVHRGYYTDQATGYDWFRYVSEELPALVTGMFRVSPEASETFVAGLSMGGYGAMKWALRRPDSIAGAAALSGGLDATGREQTPEWRATFGSRERAAACGDDLIDLIATTEASACPPLFQWCGTEDQNLAENLRFRDAAIDAGLPLEYSDGPGAHDWGTWDREIVAVLDWIDALRAARP; encoded by the coding sequence ATGGCGCGACTGCAGGTATCCCTGCACTCCGAGGTGCTCGGCATGGCGACTTCGGTCGTCGTGCTGATTCCGGAGACCCGGCTTCCCGAGACCCGGCGGATGCCCCGCCCGACCGTCCGCAACGGCGCGGGTGAGGCTCGGGGCATCCGTCGGCCCGCCCTCTCGCCGGTTCGGCCGCCCACGGTGCTGTACCTGCTGCACGGTCTCGGTGACGACGAGACGGCCTGGACGAGATGGACCTCGATCGAACGATACGTCGACGGCCGCGACCTCGCGGTCGTGATGCCGACCGTGCACCGCGGCTACTACACCGACCAGGCGACCGGATACGACTGGTTCCGCTACGTCAGCGAGGAGTTGCCGGCGCTCGTGACCGGCATGTTCCGGGTTTCGCCCGAGGCATCCGAGACCTTCGTCGCGGGCCTGTCGATGGGGGGCTACGGCGCGATGAAGTGGGCGCTGCGCCGACCGGATTCGATCGCGGGCGCTGCCGCCCTCTCGGGTGGGCTCGACGCGACCGGGCGCGAGCAGACCCCGGAGTGGCGGGCGACCTTCGGTTCGCGCGAGCGCGCCGCGGCCTGCGGAGACGACCTCATCGACCTCATCGCGACGACGGAAGCCTCGGCCTGCCCGCCCCTCTTCCAGTGGTGCGGCACCGAGGACCAGAACCTCGCCGAGAACCTGCGCTTCCGCGATGCCGCGATCGACGCCGGCCTGCCGCTCGAGTATTCGGATGGGCCGGGGGCGCACGACTGGGGCACCTGGGACCGCGAGATCGTGGCCGTACTCGACTGGATCGACGCGCTCCGCGCCGCCCGCCCGTAG
- a CDS encoding GH1 family beta-glucosidase has product MRRADALPPRTLLGVSTAAYQIEGAATEDGRGPSVWDTFSHTPGRVLNGDTGDIACDHYHRWEQDLDLMAELGVQAYRFSLSWSRLFPTGQGPLNRPGLDFYDRLIDGLVSRGIAPIPTLFHWDLPQALEDAGGWTSRDTSYRFAEYAAAAASAYGDRVHTWLTLNEPWCAAFLGYAADVHAPGRNDPAAGLAAAHHMNLGHGLAVPELRRHSAGDPDVSVSLNVHLVKPAPGASMEAVERIDRVGNQVWLGPMLRGAYPRELFDDTASVTDWSFVRDGDERQAHQPLDVLGVNYYLPMVVRMPGEGPADAGEHGIAGNPWPGSGHVEFIQPEGPTTAMGWVIQPDGLEQLLVKLHRDHGLPLMVTENGAAFRDEIVDGRVHDDERIAFLEAHFAAAARAVEQGVDLRGYLVWSLLDNFEWAFGYDRRFGIVHVDFETQTRTPKDSAFWLRDVIASRAAHLDERSS; this is encoded by the coding sequence ATGCGACGGGCCGACGCCTTGCCGCCCCGCACATTGCTCGGGGTGAGCACCGCCGCCTACCAGATCGAGGGGGCGGCGACCGAAGACGGTCGCGGCCCATCGGTGTGGGACACCTTCAGTCACACGCCCGGCCGGGTGCTGAACGGCGATACGGGCGACATCGCGTGCGACCACTACCACCGGTGGGAGCAGGACCTCGACCTGATGGCCGAGCTCGGCGTGCAGGCGTACCGGTTCTCGCTGTCATGGTCTCGGCTGTTCCCAACCGGGCAGGGGCCGCTGAATCGGCCGGGTCTCGACTTCTACGACCGGCTCATCGACGGCCTCGTGTCGCGCGGCATCGCGCCGATCCCGACCCTCTTCCACTGGGATCTGCCGCAGGCCCTCGAGGACGCCGGCGGGTGGACCAGTCGCGACACGTCGTACCGGTTCGCCGAGTACGCGGCGGCTGCCGCGAGCGCCTACGGCGACCGGGTCCACACGTGGCTGACGCTCAACGAGCCGTGGTGCGCGGCGTTCCTCGGGTATGCAGCCGACGTCCACGCGCCCGGCCGGAACGACCCGGCCGCCGGCCTCGCCGCGGCGCACCACATGAACCTCGGCCACGGGCTCGCGGTGCCAGAGCTCCGCCGGCACAGCGCGGGCGACCCCGACGTGTCGGTGTCGCTCAACGTGCACCTGGTGAAACCGGCCCCCGGCGCATCCATGGAGGCCGTCGAACGCATCGACCGGGTCGGAAACCAGGTCTGGCTCGGCCCTATGCTGCGCGGCGCCTATCCGCGCGAACTGTTCGACGACACCGCGTCGGTCACCGACTGGAGCTTCGTGCGCGACGGCGACGAGCGGCAGGCGCATCAGCCGCTCGACGTGCTCGGCGTGAACTACTACCTGCCGATGGTCGTGCGGATGCCCGGTGAGGGCCCCGCCGACGCGGGCGAGCACGGCATCGCCGGCAACCCGTGGCCCGGCAGCGGGCACGTCGAATTCATCCAGCCCGAAGGCCCCACGACCGCGATGGGATGGGTCATCCAGCCCGACGGCCTCGAGCAGCTGCTCGTGAAGCTGCACCGCGACCACGGGCTGCCGCTCATGGTGACCGAGAACGGCGCTGCGTTCCGCGACGAGATCGTCGACGGGCGAGTTCACGACGACGAGCGCATCGCCTTCCTCGAGGCGCACTTCGCCGCCGCAGCACGCGCGGTCGAGCAGGGCGTCGACCTGCGCGGATACCTCGTCTGGTCGCTGCTCGACAACTTCGAGTGGGCCTTCGGCTACGACCGCCGCTTCGGCATCGTGCACGTCGACTTCGAAACGCAGACCCGCACCCCGAAAGACAGCGCGTTCTGGCTGCGCGACGTCATCGCGTCGCGCGCGGCGCACCTCGACGAGCGCTCGTCATAG
- a CDS encoding carbohydrate ABC transporter permease codes for MKRSLAVSGKYVTLVVATFVVLVPLVVVLFASFKTTGEYGATGPLQPPSNWLNFENFVDAFTSGRMALGFWNTGFILLFSIIGTILIGTMTAYALDRFDFRGKRLVFFLFLAATLVPGVTTQVATFQIVKGLGLVNTPWSAIILYMGTDIISIYIFVQFMQSIPKSLDEAALVDGASRFTIYRKIILPLLAPAIATVVIIKGIGIYNEFYVPFLYMPSRDLSVISTALFNFKGPYGAHWETIAAGTMIVIIPTVIVFLALQRWIYNGVTAGATK; via the coding sequence ATGAAGCGCTCGCTCGCCGTCTCCGGCAAGTACGTGACACTGGTGGTCGCGACGTTCGTCGTGCTCGTGCCGCTCGTGGTCGTACTGTTCGCATCGTTCAAGACCACGGGCGAATACGGCGCGACCGGGCCGCTGCAACCGCCGTCGAACTGGCTCAACTTCGAGAACTTCGTCGACGCGTTCACGAGCGGCCGCATGGCGCTCGGGTTCTGGAACACCGGGTTCATCCTGCTGTTCTCGATCATCGGCACCATCCTCATCGGCACCATGACCGCGTACGCGCTCGACCGGTTCGACTTCCGCGGCAAGCGACTCGTCTTCTTCCTGTTCCTCGCGGCCACCCTCGTACCGGGCGTGACGACCCAGGTCGCGACCTTCCAGATCGTCAAGGGGCTCGGGCTGGTGAACACCCCGTGGTCGGCGATCATCCTCTATATGGGGACCGACATCATCTCGATCTACATCTTCGTGCAGTTCATGCAGTCGATCCCGAAATCACTCGACGAAGCGGCGCTCGTCGACGGAGCATCCCGATTCACGATCTACCGCAAGATCATCCTGCCGCTGCTCGCCCCCGCGATCGCGACCGTCGTGATCATCAAGGGCATCGGCATCTACAACGAGTTCTATGTCCCGTTCCTCTACATGCCGAGCCGGGATCTCTCGGTCATCTCGACCGCGCTGTTCAACTTCAAGGGTCCCTACGGCGCGCACTGGGAGACGATCGCGGCGGGCACCATGATCGTCATCATCCCGACGGTGATCGTGTTCCTCGCGCTGCAGCGCTGGATCTACAACGGTGTGACGGCAGGAGCGACCAAGTGA
- a CDS encoding carbohydrate ABC transporter permease gives MTTTKSNPLRGAPGTAFARLRGVPDPSAIPDRDPSRRRLRLRNRSRLTPWLYSGAALLLLITFTYIPVANMIGYSFTNWDGLSRDREFVGLDNYIKVFTDPRYWQVFLVSLYYFVASFVQIAIALYFATILSFNVRFKNFFKGVLFFPYLLNGVAVGFVFLYLFQPGGTLDTVLGILGVQDPPHWLGDPNIANYSLASTSVWRFTGLTFVLFLGAIQSIPGELYEAAEIDGANRWQQFRFIIAPGIKRIISLSFILAISGSLSVFEIPFVMTNGANGTSTFVIKTIQTAFNFQRVGLASAMAVVLLAIVLIVTWIQRRIVPDEDVNLS, from the coding sequence GTGACCACGACGAAATCGAACCCGCTACGCGGCGCCCCCGGCACCGCGTTCGCGCGACTGCGCGGCGTGCCCGACCCGAGCGCGATCCCCGACCGCGACCCCAGCCGGCGGCGCCTGCGCCTGCGCAACCGCAGCCGGCTCACCCCGTGGCTCTACTCGGGCGCCGCCCTCCTGCTGCTCATCACGTTCACGTACATCCCCGTGGCGAACATGATCGGGTACAGCTTCACGAACTGGGACGGCCTGAGCCGCGACCGCGAGTTCGTCGGCCTCGACAACTACATCAAGGTCTTCACCGACCCGAGGTACTGGCAGGTGTTCCTCGTCAGCCTCTACTACTTCGTCGCGTCGTTCGTGCAGATCGCGATCGCGCTGTACTTCGCGACGATCCTGTCGTTCAACGTGCGGTTCAAGAACTTCTTCAAGGGCGTGCTGTTCTTCCCGTACCTGCTGAACGGCGTCGCCGTCGGCTTCGTGTTCCTCTACCTCTTCCAGCCGGGCGGCACGCTCGACACGGTGCTCGGCATTCTCGGCGTGCAGGATCCGCCGCACTGGCTCGGCGACCCGAACATCGCGAACTACTCGCTCGCGAGCACCTCGGTGTGGCGGTTCACCGGGCTCACCTTCGTGCTCTTCCTCGGGGCCATCCAGTCGATCCCCGGCGAGCTCTACGAGGCCGCCGAGATCGACGGCGCGAACCGGTGGCAGCAGTTCCGGTTCATCATCGCGCCGGGCATCAAGCGCATCATCTCGCTATCGTTCATCCTCGCGATCTCGGGCAGCCTCTCGGTCTTCGAGATCCCGTTCGTGATGACGAACGGCGCCAACGGCACGTCGACCTTCGTCATCAAGACGATCCAGACCGCCTTCAACTTCCAGCGCGTCGGCCTCGCCTCGGCCATGGCCGTCGTGCTGCTCGCCATCGTGCTGATCGTCACCTGGATCCAGCGCCGGATCGTTCCCGATGAGGATGTGAACCTGTCATGA
- a CDS encoding ABC transporter substrate-binding protein, with product MAMKRMLAVGAFGAAAALLLAGCAAGDSGGGNDGEISGEITVLTNRTDLVDTLLPEYGAEFEKKYPGTKVKFEGITNYDQDVTTRLAGGAAGDVLALPNGLTRSQITEFFEPLGATDELSEKYRFAGEYAYDGTTYAISVGGVASGMVVNQKVWADAGITEPPTTPEDFLAGLKAIKANSPDTIPYYTNYKDGWPVTFFDNERAIFADPDILESFPEDPALWEPGKYAYITDGLLYDIVHEGLSEEDPLTTNWEQSKPDIAQGKIASMLLGSWAVPQMKDAAEEVGANPDDIAFWPFPYQTDGTFHSKISGDRASAVSATSENKATAKAWLTWFIEESGFAEHEGAIPVPTDSALPQAIQDFADTGVELLELNPAVKNVGKESEIFKAAEIDGTIYRQELIDVARGAADGDWESVTADLNARWGAAQADIMG from the coding sequence ATGGCAATGAAGCGCATGCTGGCCGTCGGCGCATTCGGCGCGGCTGCGGCCCTGCTGCTCGCCGGCTGTGCCGCCGGCGACAGCGGTGGCGGCAATGACGGAGAGATCAGCGGTGAAATCACCGTGCTCACCAACCGCACCGACCTCGTCGACACTCTGCTGCCCGAGTACGGGGCGGAGTTCGAGAAGAAGTACCCCGGCACCAAGGTGAAGTTCGAGGGCATCACCAACTACGACCAGGATGTCACGACCCGACTGGCCGGAGGCGCGGCAGGCGACGTGCTCGCCTTGCCGAACGGGCTGACCCGCAGCCAGATCACCGAGTTCTTCGAGCCGCTCGGCGCTACCGACGAACTCAGCGAGAAGTATCGCTTCGCCGGCGAGTACGCGTACGACGGCACCACCTACGCGATCTCCGTCGGCGGCGTGGCATCCGGCATGGTCGTGAACCAGAAGGTCTGGGCCGACGCCGGCATCACCGAGCCGCCGACCACCCCCGAGGACTTCCTCGCCGGGCTGAAGGCGATCAAGGCGAACAGCCCCGACACGATTCCGTATTACACGAACTACAAGGACGGTTGGCCGGTCACGTTCTTCGACAACGAGCGCGCGATCTTCGCCGACCCCGACATCCTCGAGTCCTTCCCCGAGGACCCGGCGCTGTGGGAGCCCGGTAAGTACGCGTATATCACCGACGGCCTGCTCTACGACATCGTGCACGAGGGCCTCTCGGAGGAGGACCCGCTCACCACGAACTGGGAGCAGTCCAAGCCCGACATCGCGCAGGGGAAGATCGCGTCGATGCTGCTCGGCTCGTGGGCGGTTCCGCAGATGAAGGATGCCGCGGAAGAGGTCGGCGCGAACCCCGACGACATCGCGTTCTGGCCGTTCCCCTACCAGACCGACGGGACGTTCCACTCGAAGATCTCGGGCGACCGCGCGAGCGCGGTGTCGGCGACCTCGGAGAACAAGGCGACCGCGAAGGCGTGGCTGACCTGGTTCATCGAAGAGTCGGGCTTCGCCGAGCACGAGGGTGCCATCCCGGTGCCGACGGACAGCGCGCTGCCTCAGGCGATCCAGGACTTCGCCGACACCGGCGTCGAACTGCTCGAACTGAACCCGGCGGTCAAGAACGTCGGCAAGGAGTCCGAGATCTTCAAGGCCGCCGAGATCGACGGCACGATCTACCGCCAGGAGCTCATCGACGTCGCCCGCGGCGCCGCAGACGGCGACTGGGAGTCGGTGACCGCCGACCTCAACGCCCGCTGGGGTGCGGCGCAGGCCGACATCATGGGCTGA
- a CDS encoding glycoside hydrolase family 2 protein, with product MSLVEPTVAPVRQRIDLGGAWSLSLLEAPGDAPTRLGGRELAALDLAAQVPGQVHTDLMRAGLLDDPDVGFRELDQQWIGRSRWAYRRSFDWNPSANPSAAAVDLVADGLDTVATVRLNDVEIARTEDQHLAHRWNVRDVLVPGENRLEVIFDSAWDAAYAHEREVGALPTPYDAPYPQLRKSACNFGWDWGPQYVTAGIWQPIALETWVARIEHVRPLVSLADDRTSAAVDVVVRAESRTEYPVRAVAVLRSPAGEVVASGEANIDTASGAASDTTVRLRVDAPELWWPAGHGDQPRYRLEVTLVDDATTLDTWRRHIGLRTVEISTEPDALGERWAMVVNGRRVRIRGYNWIPEDPFIAEVTDDRIDQRLDQVVHGNANLLRIWGGGYFATESFLDGCDRRGILVWHDFLFACAGYDERDAALALVRAEAEQAVARLASHPSVAVWCGGNECIWGRQEWGWDDLLGEHRSWGAGFYNELLPSIVAELDPTRPYVPNSPWSTLPGKPTSDAASGPTHLWDVWNNLDYVHYRDVDPAFISEMGWCAPPATTTLRAVVDGPLLPDNPQVVHHMRASDGMHKLNRGLQPYFPVPRTEEDWIFHTQLVQARAVQTGTEWLRSRERCAGVVIWQINDCWPVLSWSTVDADGIEKPSWFALRRAFAPHLLTIQPVTPGGTQRPAGDDGLELVAVNDGAASWSPKVRVRRFGADGTELASAAIELVAEADGTARAALDAAVATPGDPAAEFLIAEADGLRTTWFFVPDRDRSLPAARWSVETTLHARDLYVTVTAETPIVDLTLYTDRLAVELGLPGSALVADEQLVTLVPGERHTFVVSPRSRDLRLPANAASLAIDHPILRAANDLAPRADV from the coding sequence ATGAGCCTCGTCGAGCCCACCGTCGCCCCAGTCCGCCAGCGCATCGACCTCGGCGGCGCCTGGAGCCTCAGCCTGCTGGAAGCGCCGGGCGACGCCCCGACGCGACTCGGCGGCCGCGAGCTCGCCGCGCTCGACCTCGCCGCGCAGGTTCCCGGCCAGGTGCACACCGACCTCATGCGGGCGGGCCTGCTCGACGACCCGGATGTCGGGTTCCGCGAACTCGACCAGCAGTGGATCGGCCGCTCGCGGTGGGCGTACCGACGCTCGTTCGACTGGAACCCGAGCGCGAACCCGTCGGCCGCCGCCGTCGACCTCGTGGCCGACGGACTCGACACGGTCGCGACGGTGCGACTCAACGACGTCGAGATCGCGCGGACCGAAGACCAGCACCTCGCCCACCGGTGGAACGTGCGCGACGTGCTCGTGCCCGGCGAGAACCGCCTCGAGGTGATCTTCGACTCAGCATGGGACGCCGCCTACGCGCACGAGCGCGAGGTCGGCGCCCTGCCGACGCCCTACGACGCGCCGTACCCGCAGCTGCGCAAGAGCGCCTGCAACTTCGGGTGGGACTGGGGCCCCCAGTACGTGACCGCCGGCATCTGGCAGCCGATCGCCCTCGAGACGTGGGTCGCGCGCATCGAGCACGTCCGCCCGCTCGTCTCGCTCGCCGACGATCGCACGAGCGCCGCGGTCGACGTCGTCGTGCGCGCCGAGTCGCGAACCGAGTACCCCGTGCGCGCGGTCGCGGTGCTGCGCTCACCCGCCGGCGAGGTCGTGGCCAGCGGTGAGGCGAACATCGACACCGCGTCGGGCGCGGCATCCGACACCACAGTGCGCCTGAGGGTCGATGCACCCGAGCTGTGGTGGCCCGCCGGACACGGCGACCAGCCTCGCTATCGACTCGAGGTGACCCTTGTCGACGACGCGACCACCCTCGACACGTGGCGCCGGCACATCGGCCTGCGCACCGTCGAGATCTCGACCGAGCCCGACGCCCTCGGCGAGCGCTGGGCGATGGTCGTCAACGGTCGCCGGGTGCGCATCCGCGGCTACAACTGGATCCCCGAGGACCCCTTCATCGCCGAGGTCACCGACGACCGCATCGACCAGCGGCTCGACCAGGTCGTGCACGGCAACGCCAACCTGTTGCGGATCTGGGGCGGCGGCTACTTCGCCACTGAGTCGTTCCTCGACGGGTGCGACCGGCGGGGCATCCTCGTGTGGCACGACTTTCTGTTCGCCTGCGCCGGGTACGACGAGCGCGACGCTGCACTGGCGCTGGTCCGTGCCGAGGCCGAGCAGGCGGTCGCCCGTCTCGCCTCGCACCCGTCGGTCGCGGTGTGGTGCGGCGGCAACGAGTGCATCTGGGGCCGCCAGGAGTGGGGTTGGGACGACCTGCTCGGCGAGCACAGGAGCTGGGGCGCCGGGTTCTACAACGAGCTGTTGCCGTCGATCGTCGCCGAGCTCGACCCGACCCGACCGTACGTGCCGAACAGCCCGTGGTCGACGCTCCCCGGCAAGCCGACGAGCGATGCTGCGTCGGGTCCGACGCACCTCTGGGATGTGTGGAACAACCTCGACTACGTCCACTACCGCGACGTCGATCCCGCCTTCATCTCCGAGATGGGATGGTGCGCGCCGCCCGCCACGACGACGCTGCGTGCCGTCGTCGACGGTCCGCTGCTGCCCGACAATCCGCAAGTCGTGCACCACATGCGGGCCTCTGACGGCATGCACAAGCTCAACCGCGGGTTGCAGCCGTACTTCCCGGTGCCCCGCACCGAAGAAGACTGGATCTTCCACACTCAACTCGTGCAGGCACGGGCGGTGCAGACCGGCACCGAATGGTTGCGCAGCCGCGAACGATGTGCGGGGGTGGTGATCTGGCAGATCAACGACTGCTGGCCGGTGCTGAGCTGGTCGACGGTCGACGCCGACGGCATCGAGAAGCCCTCGTGGTTCGCGCTTCGGCGGGCGTTCGCGCCCCACCTGCTCACGATCCAGCCGGTGACGCCCGGGGGCACTCAGCGGCCTGCCGGCGACGACGGCCTCGAGCTGGTCGCGGTCAACGACGGTGCGGCGAGCTGGTCGCCCAAGGTCCGGGTACGACGGTTCGGCGCGGATGGCACGGAGCTGGCGTCGGCGGCGATCGAGCTCGTCGCCGAGGCCGACGGCACCGCGCGCGCGGCCCTCGACGCCGCGGTCGCGACCCCCGGCGACCCCGCGGCGGAGTTCCTGATCGCCGAGGCCGACGGGCTGCGCACGACCTGGTTCTTCGTGCCCGACCGCGACCGGTCGCTGCCCGCCGCCCGCTGGTCGGTCGAGACGACGCTGCACGCCCGCGATCTGTACGTCACGGTGACCGCGGAGACGCCGATCGTCGACCTCACCCTGTACACCGACCGGCTTGCAGTCGAGCTCGGCCTGCCCGGGTCGGCGCTCGTCGCCGACGAGCAGCTCGTCACGCTGGTACCCGGCGAGCGGCACACGTTCGTCGTCTCGCCGCGCTCGCGCGACCTGCGCCTCCCCGCGAACGCGGCGAGCCTCGCGATCGACCACCCGATCCTGCGCGCCGCGAACGACCTCGCTCCGCGGGCGGACGTGTGA